CACTACTCATTAACCCGTGAGAAATACTTTTCTCCCATTTGCAGCTCGGCCAATCCTAGGCCTGCATGGCTGAGCTGAGTTGAGAGTCAACCCTTTaaaaggaaggagggagatgaatggagagCAGAGACTGAGGTGAGCAAtcttccaaacacaccaacaacaGCAAGACTAAAGGCTCAAAGCAAACCTCTCAAAAGACAAGATGAAGACCATTCTCTCCATTGCTCTCATGGTCCTGGctctctgtctggtgtctgaagCCCAAGCTGTCCAAGTCAAAGTACAGGTAAGGGCTCCTCTTAAAGCAAGGTTAACCTTACTATCATTCACTATAATATGATGACTATAGACTGCAAATATGTCAGAATGGTCAATGGTAAACTAATGAAATAATGTTCTGTTAACCTTCGGTATGTAGCTCTAACAGACAAAATTATGTGTAGCATTTTCTTTTTATTAACAAAGCATATACTTGGTGCAAGCCATCATTACAAGTCTATGGGCATCCTCATCACATACAGAATGTGTAAAGCATCGCTATGATTGGCTGGGTCCCCAATATGACCGTCAGATATAATGCTCTGTCTAAccgtgtctctgtcctctcctctcttctcttctctgtagGAGGGTGACTTTTTTTTCTCACTGGAATCAGTGAAGAAGCTTCAAGAACTGACAGCAGAGGGCAGCAGTGTAAACGGAATGCAGAATCCTCGTCTCACCGGCACCAGCTTTGCTTCTGTCTGTGCTAACCCTTCTTTGCCACAGGAGTTCATGTCCCTTTGCATGCAGAGAGGGGCAAGCATGTCTCTCTCAAAACTAGGTAAGAAAAGACCACTCTATAGAATAATATCCACTATAGTCCAACTTGGTGGATCGGACCAGATTGTGATAAGATCGTAATCATTTGCTGATGGAGTCATTGATCTGAATTGCATAGAACATATATCTTATGTACATCTAGTTGGTCTCTGCAATATGCAGTTGTAGTTTGATTGATTGAGTGATTTTGGAACATGTTTTTAACACTGTACCTTTCTCTTCATTCTTCCAGCTGCTGTGCCTATGGACATCTGTGAGATCTGTGCCTTCGCTGCCTGCACAGGCTGTTAATGAAAATATCAACCTGACTGCCATCAGAAGACAAACCACTCACAATTCTCATTCAGCATATCGTGACAACAATTTCGATTTCATGTTTAAAATTGCCATCTTCAGATGGCCGAAAACATAACTGGCTCAAAAATACAAAGACTGATTAATTGATGGAGGCAAATTTTCTAGAAACTGTTACTTTGGAGCTTATTTAGCACTTCTTTGACTGCTTTTCCTTTTATCAATTGACTTTTATTTTGAGGGTTTTGGGTTTGTTACAGTTCTATCTTACCAGGCTTTGTACTTATTTAATGTTCTTTTTGTTTTCATTGAGTCTTTGGGATTTTGTATTCTTTTGTATGTTTATGAATGCCTCATGTTTAATAAAAAAGCATTGAAAAACACGTAATGTTGTTTGAGTGAGTGGTCTACCAACTGTAACAGACCAGAAAACCTTGAATAGATCATCTGATAAACTGACAGAAATTGGAACAACACAGAGAACAATACTTAATCCAATGTTGGTTGAAACCTGAAATGAGTCTTTCCCCACATATTTATTGAGAGCAAACCTTGAATAGAGCCTATATTTGATAAACTAGCAGACATTGGCACAACACACAGAATAATACTTCATCCACTTTTGGTTGAAACTTGGCATTTGTGTCTTTTCTCCAACACATCCATTGAGAGGACGATAGTACACCTCAAGGCTAACGAATGTGTGATGGCACCGGAGGGGATGaatgccgttttatggactcttaaccaaccgtgctattttgtttgttttttcgtattgtttgtaacttattttgttcataatgttgctgctaccgtcacTTAgaaccgaaaagagcttctggacatcagaacagcgattactcaccttgaactggactaataatttttctttaatgagtcagatgagagggatttgctcaaaacacccgacagggccctcatccccgtcattcgctggagaaagaaaaggagatatcgtggaaggagatcggggtgcctgataaggagccggcgacgagtggctaatctgcctttgccatcgatactattggccaacgtacaatcgcttgataataaagtggacgaactacaaccACGTACAGTTgaagaagtttacatagacttaggttggagtcattaaaactcgtttttcaaccactccacaaattccttgttaacaaactatagttttggcaagtcagttaggacatctacttcgtgcatgacacaagtaatttttccaacaattgtttacaaacagattatttcacttataattcaatgtatcacaattccagtgggtcagaagtttacatacactaagttgactgtgcctttaaacagcttggaaaattccagaaactgatgtcatggctttagaagcctctgataggctaattgacatcatttgggtcaattggaggtgaacctgtggatgtatttcaaggcctaccttcaaactcagtgcctctttgcttgacatcatgggaaaatcaaaagaaatcagccaagacctcagaaaaagaattgtagacctccagtctggttcatccttgggagcaatttccaaatgcctgaaggtaccacattaatctgtacaaacaatagtacgcaagtataaacaccatgggaccacgcagccttcataccgctcaggaaggagacgcgttctgtctcctagagatgaacgtactttggtgcgaaaagtgcaaatcaatcccagaacaacagcaaaggaccttgtgaatatgctggaggaacaggtacaaaagtatttatatccacagtaaaacaagtcctatatcgacataacctgaaaggccgctcagcaaggaagaagccactgctccaaaaccgccataaaaaagccagactacagtttgcaactgcacatggggacaaagatc
This window of the Coregonus clupeaformis isolate EN_2021a chromosome 10, ASM2061545v1, whole genome shotgun sequence genome carries:
- the LOC121575965 gene encoding guanylin encodes the protein MKTILSIALMVLALCLVSEAQAVQVKVQEGDFFFSLESVKKLQELTAEGSSVNGMQNPRLTGTSFASVCANPSLPQEFMSLCMQRGASMSLSKLAAVPMDICEICAFAACTGC